One genomic region from Terriglobus aquaticus encodes:
- a CDS encoding glycosyltransferase WbsX family protein produces MSSLAARIIAFYLPQFHPIPENNLWWGPGFTEWTNVAKAKPLFRGHRQPRLPADLGFYDLRVPETREHQAELARAAGVEAFCYWHYWFGNGRRIIERPFEEVRDSGKPDFPFCLAWANQSWTGIWHGNPKSLLMEQTYPGRADEEAHFRWAQKAFEDPRYLKVDGKPMFVIFAPHDLPSSSAFIDHWRELAAQAGYPGLYFVAISNRYKHGVDPWQSDLLAPFDAVTPLAPQDYLETKGRATRDTNWNRRWKELNFGERFNRRKPKSWLRPTRIEYRDVVAHAMADMPQGERFLPCVLPGWDNTPRSAHRGVVYEGETPELFRQYLQKAVDRVAGNTPEHRIVFLKAWNEWAEGNYVEPDSVHGHAYLDVIRSVVGN; encoded by the coding sequence ATGAGCTCTCTCGCCGCCCGCATCATTGCTTTCTACCTGCCGCAGTTCCACCCCATCCCCGAGAACAATCTATGGTGGGGTCCCGGATTCACCGAGTGGACCAACGTCGCAAAAGCCAAGCCGCTCTTTCGCGGACATCGGCAGCCGCGTCTGCCGGCTGACCTCGGCTTCTACGACCTTCGCGTCCCCGAAACCCGCGAGCATCAGGCGGAACTTGCCCGCGCCGCCGGCGTTGAGGCGTTCTGCTACTGGCACTACTGGTTCGGCAACGGCCGCCGCATCATCGAACGCCCCTTTGAAGAGGTTCGCGACAGCGGCAAACCCGATTTTCCGTTCTGCCTCGCCTGGGCCAATCAGTCCTGGACCGGCATCTGGCACGGCAATCCGAAATCGCTCCTTATGGAGCAGACCTACCCCGGACGCGCCGACGAAGAAGCCCACTTCCGCTGGGCGCAGAAGGCGTTTGAGGACCCGCGCTACCTCAAGGTCGATGGCAAACCCATGTTTGTCATTTTCGCTCCGCACGACCTGCCTTCGTCGTCTGCCTTCATCGATCACTGGCGCGAGCTCGCCGCGCAAGCCGGCTACCCGGGCCTCTACTTCGTCGCCATCTCCAACCGCTACAAGCACGGCGTCGATCCCTGGCAGTCCGACTTGCTCGCTCCTTTCGACGCAGTAACACCGCTTGCTCCCCAGGACTACCTGGAGACCAAGGGCCGTGCCACGCGGGACACGAACTGGAACCGCCGCTGGAAAGAGCTGAATTTCGGCGAGCGCTTCAATCGCCGCAAGCCGAAATCGTGGCTGCGCCCAACCCGCATTGAGTACCGCGACGTGGTCGCGCACGCCATGGCTGACATGCCGCAAGGCGAGCGCTTCTTGCCGTGTGTTCTTCCCGGCTGGGACAACACGCCGCGCTCTGCTCACCGCGGCGTCGTCTATGAAGGCGAAACTCCGGAACTGTTCCGGCAGTACCTGCAAAAGGCTGTGGATCGCGTTGCCGGAAACACCCCGGAACACCGTATCGTCTTCCTCAAAGCCTGGAACGAGTGGGCCGAGGGCAACTACGTTGAGCCGGATTCGGTCCACGGCCACGCCTACCTCGACGTGATTCGCTCCGTCGTCGGCAACTAA
- a CDS encoding Ig domain-containing protein: MFGASAVLLLAVLQGCGAGMPNVVEAAEQTASSTALTVQTPNTVPGVQLGSGSITVTAMAGQSFAFPMQVIGGKSPYQWSVISGSLPTGISLTSSGNVSGTLAAPGTWTATIQVSDSAKPPKVQQEIVTFKVAPRALAVTTTSVPGGQVNSAYNAPLKADGGTPNFTWSLESGSLPTGLSVSPSGAIIGTPTKAMTTTFSVAVSDSGSPAQRKSQSMTLAVTEAPIVVTSTSLGNAQQNSAFSATLHATGGDGTFAWSLNSGSLPAGLVLNSNGTITGTPTSSGPSNFSVAVRDAAQRTTANLSLVVAPAPPPLTVTTSSLSSATNGNAYNAALAATGGTPSYTWSLGSGSLPAGVTLSSSGVLSGTPTVSGNFTFTAAVADQSSPALHTSKAFTLAVANTPLTINTGSFTAAQNNVSYAAQLSATGGTQGYTWSIKSGSLPAGLTLQATTGAITGTPSSNGSYTFTYQVADSGSPQQTASASATITVGAAPAALTAGTTWFVRPDGGNRYDASLYTLGQCDGKADAPYPGHGYNQHCAFSDLRYMWMVGTYGNAGWVMQGGDTLVIEGCNALPSQQNPDGTHCRIGWDKATGNDSQNFWGAGVSAWWGLSMPPPPSGTATQHTRILGACAYGNYSCNPVNTYPYTNNNLTQIYASFGSNIAIFLTGSQYVDLEGLEITTHNGTCARYGTTNPLPGCNTGANRPLSDQADQAIATDNTSANILLQDIYIHGFSSNGIGGPIGGKIVANRVNISFNAFAGWNFDDGHSTNNAPGSSLEQHYVTMVGNGCQEEYPIVHTQFPAKGCWDTTSGGFGDSWSGQQGGMDSFSCDHCYIAYNSKDGAMGPHTLIGNLSLTNSAWIGNMGQSGKWGQGSNATFLFQNNVVIGNCMRMSQYLPGAAQNFDSRTGLTGSGLSGYCRAAGPLIDYFSGANSTVQFDHNTVVTYQPTIFEPGCLNPGTCGTSPINFTNNIVLAYTSSYGISPFNPGQQPGLFYKDDSSVPIQSSHNIWYGIKNDYSTCGNNGTLCTDPMLAGELPQGGFTTVESALDNFNFRPAPGSPAIAQGVMNALTPLLDFFGVQQTATPTIGAAVQ; encoded by the coding sequence TTGTTCGGAGCAAGTGCTGTGCTGTTGCTCGCCGTGCTCCAGGGATGTGGCGCCGGAATGCCGAATGTCGTGGAAGCCGCGGAGCAGACCGCGTCCTCAACCGCCCTCACGGTGCAAACCCCAAATACCGTTCCCGGCGTGCAGCTCGGTAGTGGTTCGATCACGGTCACTGCCATGGCGGGCCAGAGCTTTGCGTTCCCAATGCAAGTCATCGGCGGCAAGAGCCCGTACCAGTGGAGTGTCATCTCCGGCTCTCTGCCGACCGGCATTTCCCTCACCAGCAGCGGCAACGTCAGCGGAACTCTCGCCGCTCCGGGCACCTGGACCGCGACCATCCAGGTCAGCGACAGTGCCAAGCCGCCCAAGGTGCAGCAGGAAATCGTCACCTTTAAGGTAGCGCCCCGCGCGCTTGCCGTGACGACCACTTCCGTCCCGGGTGGACAGGTGAACTCTGCCTACAACGCGCCTCTGAAGGCCGATGGCGGTACCCCGAACTTTACATGGTCCCTTGAGTCGGGCAGCCTGCCCACAGGTCTCTCGGTCAGCCCCAGCGGAGCCATCATCGGAACCCCGACCAAGGCGATGACCACCACCTTCTCCGTTGCGGTATCGGACTCCGGCTCGCCCGCGCAGAGAAAGTCGCAGAGCATGACCCTCGCGGTCACAGAGGCTCCGATCGTGGTCACCTCCACCAGCCTGGGCAACGCGCAACAGAACTCCGCGTTCAGCGCCACGCTGCATGCCACCGGTGGCGACGGCACCTTCGCATGGTCACTCAACTCTGGTTCTTTGCCCGCCGGTCTCGTCCTGAATAGCAACGGCACCATCACCGGCACGCCCACCAGCTCCGGCCCGTCCAACTTCTCCGTCGCGGTACGCGACGCGGCGCAGCGCACCACGGCCAACCTGTCGCTGGTCGTCGCACCGGCCCCGCCGCCGCTCACGGTCACAACGTCCAGCCTCAGCTCTGCCACCAACGGCAACGCGTACAACGCCGCCCTGGCAGCCACCGGCGGAACGCCCTCGTATACCTGGAGCCTCGGCTCCGGCAGCCTGCCTGCGGGCGTCACCCTCAGCAGCTCCGGCGTGCTCAGCGGAACTCCGACCGTTTCGGGCAACTTCACCTTCACCGCTGCCGTAGCCGATCAGAGCTCGCCAGCCCTCCACACCTCCAAAGCGTTCACCTTGGCTGTCGCCAATACTCCGCTCACCATCAACACCGGCAGCTTCACTGCAGCACAAAACAACGTCAGCTATGCCGCTCAACTGTCCGCCACCGGTGGCACCCAGGGTTACACCTGGTCCATCAAGTCCGGCAGCCTGCCCGCAGGCCTCACGCTGCAAGCCACCACGGGCGCCATCACCGGCACCCCGTCCAGCAATGGCAGCTACACCTTCACCTACCAGGTAGCCGACAGCGGAAGCCCGCAGCAGACCGCCTCCGCCAGCGCCACCATCACCGTGGGTGCAGCACCCGCCGCACTGACCGCCGGCACCACTTGGTTCGTTCGCCCCGATGGCGGCAACCGCTACGACGCCTCGCTTTATACCCTTGGCCAGTGCGACGGCAAGGCCGACGCTCCGTACCCTGGACACGGCTATAACCAGCACTGCGCTTTCTCTGACCTCCGCTACATGTGGATGGTTGGCACCTACGGCAACGCCGGATGGGTCATGCAGGGCGGAGACACCCTGGTGATCGAAGGCTGCAATGCCCTTCCCTCTCAGCAGAACCCGGACGGGACTCACTGCCGCATCGGCTGGGACAAAGCAACCGGCAACGATTCACAGAACTTCTGGGGCGCCGGCGTCAGCGCATGGTGGGGTCTCTCCATGCCGCCACCGCCCAGCGGTACGGCCACGCAACACACCCGCATCCTGGGTGCCTGCGCCTACGGCAACTACTCCTGTAACCCGGTCAACACCTACCCGTACACCAACAACAACCTGACCCAGATCTACGCCAGCTTCGGGTCCAACATCGCCATCTTTCTGACCGGCTCGCAGTATGTCGATCTTGAAGGCCTGGAGATCACGACCCACAACGGCACATGCGCCCGCTACGGCACTACCAATCCGCTGCCCGGCTGCAATACTGGCGCCAACCGGCCGCTGAGCGATCAGGCAGACCAGGCAATCGCGACCGACAACACCAGCGCCAACATCTTGTTGCAGGACATTTACATCCACGGCTTCAGTTCCAACGGCATCGGCGGTCCCATCGGCGGCAAGATCGTTGCCAACCGCGTCAACATCTCCTTCAACGCCTTCGCCGGCTGGAACTTCGACGACGGGCACTCCACCAACAACGCTCCCGGTTCCTCGCTGGAACAGCACTACGTCACCATGGTCGGTAACGGCTGCCAGGAGGAATACCCTATCGTTCACACTCAGTTCCCTGCGAAGGGTTGCTGGGACACCACCAGCGGAGGCTTCGGCGATAGCTGGTCCGGTCAGCAGGGTGGCATGGATTCCTTCTCCTGCGACCACTGCTACATCGCGTACAACAGCAAAGACGGCGCGATGGGACCGCATACCCTGATCGGAAATCTCTCGCTCACGAACTCGGCTTGGATCGGCAACATGGGTCAGAGCGGAAAGTGGGGGCAGGGTTCGAACGCAACCTTCCTCTTCCAGAACAACGTCGTGATCGGCAACTGCATGCGAATGTCTCAATACCTACCGGGAGCGGCTCAGAACTTCGACTCGCGGACAGGACTTACTGGGTCTGGGCTGTCGGGCTACTGCCGCGCAGCAGGACCGCTCATCGACTACTTCTCGGGCGCCAACTCGACGGTGCAGTTCGATCACAACACGGTGGTCACCTATCAGCCGACGATCTTTGAGCCTGGCTGCTTGAACCCGGGAACCTGCGGCACCTCGCCGATCAACTTCACCAACAACATCGTTCTGGCTTACACCAGCAGCTACGGCATCTCGCCCTTCAACCCCGGCCAGCAGCCTGGACTCTTCTACAAGGACGACAGCAGCGTGCCGATCCAGTCCTCTCACAACATCTGGTACGGCATCAAGAACGACTACAGCACCTGCGGCAACAACGGAACGCTTTGCACCGATCCGATGCTCGCCGGCGAACTGCCCCAGGGTGGCTTCACCACGGTTGAATCGGCCCTGGACAACTTCAATTTCCGCCCCGCTCCTGGCAGCCCGGCGATCGCTCAGGGCGTCATGAATGCGCTCACACCGTTGCTCGACTTCTTCGGTGTGCAACAGACGGCAACGCCAACCATCGGCGCGGCAGTGCAGTAA
- a CDS encoding glycosyltransferase family 4 protein: protein MPWAGIGGVEIATLRLVDATRHQIDHVAFCMQDANVAPAFAERGIETVLYQQPVPSLRHFGRFYQQSKLVASKLRDAGADIVHFAEINGAITCGFAAMLAGAKRVSHVRNVYPTRPLWKDWLILRTVQAFIFVSKQARDFSPIPGGKRKARVIYDAVTVPAPNADQQTSAQLRSDLGIPEGAPVVGMVARVNPQKDYPTLAHAAALVLQQRPDTRFLIVGDKSMVDVNRAHYEEVSALLHKLGIASSFVFAGHREDVKPLIGIMDFCVLSTHREGFPLSILETMAQRKPVIATEVGGIPEIIRPGENGYLVPHGDAQALADRILSLINEPALAQRMGQQAAALVQRDYSPEHFAEEIIAVYRSLVPRGVQTAS from the coding sequence ATGCCCTGGGCTGGCATCGGCGGCGTCGAGATTGCCACACTTCGCCTTGTTGACGCGACGAGGCACCAAATCGATCATGTCGCGTTCTGCATGCAGGACGCCAACGTTGCTCCCGCCTTTGCGGAACGCGGCATTGAGACGGTCCTGTACCAGCAGCCCGTACCGAGCCTGCGCCACTTCGGCCGCTTCTATCAGCAGTCCAAACTGGTTGCGTCCAAACTCCGCGACGCCGGTGCTGACATCGTTCATTTCGCTGAAATCAACGGTGCGATCACCTGCGGCTTTGCCGCAATGCTTGCAGGGGCCAAGCGCGTCAGCCATGTGCGCAACGTGTATCCGACTCGCCCGTTGTGGAAAGACTGGCTCATCCTTCGCACGGTTCAGGCATTCATCTTCGTGTCCAAACAGGCGAGGGACTTCTCACCGATACCAGGCGGCAAGCGCAAAGCGCGAGTCATCTACGACGCGGTAACTGTTCCAGCCCCCAATGCTGACCAGCAAACCTCTGCACAGCTCCGCAGCGATCTTGGCATTCCGGAGGGTGCGCCTGTGGTCGGCATGGTCGCCCGCGTCAACCCGCAGAAGGACTACCCGACTCTGGCCCATGCGGCCGCACTCGTGCTGCAGCAACGCCCCGACACACGCTTCCTCATCGTTGGCGACAAGAGTATGGTCGACGTGAATCGCGCGCACTACGAGGAAGTCTCCGCGCTGCTTCACAAGCTCGGCATCGCGAGCAGCTTCGTGTTTGCGGGGCATCGCGAAGACGTCAAGCCGCTCATCGGCATCATGGACTTTTGCGTCCTGTCGACGCATCGCGAGGGCTTCCCTCTCTCGATCCTCGAAACCATGGCACAACGCAAGCCCGTCATCGCTACCGAGGTAGGTGGCATCCCCGAGATCATTCGTCCTGGCGAGAACGGCTATCTGGTCCCGCACGGCGACGCGCAGGCCCTGGCGGACCGCATCCTCTCGCTGATCAACGAACCCGCACTCGCACAACGCATGGGCCAACAGGCCGCTGCCCTGGTCCAGCGGGATTACTCCCCGGAACACTTCGCCGAAGAGATCATTGCGGTATACCGCAGCTTGGTTCCGCGAGGCGTGCAGACTGCTTCATGA
- a CDS encoding glycosyltransferase family 2 protein, with protein MNLSGLKSVFLRSSPLTRAAVRLMAGPGPITMLLLVRDESDIIAENIQFHLGRGIQTFVVTDNGSTDGTRDILRDFEQSLGSSFLVLDDPELAHLQAQRVNRMIGLARERFHPRWILSADADEFWFPASGSYASEFDGRANILDCYWHNFLPRPNTAWQDFSDIGEMPGYHGRMKKTLCLARGLLGMYAGNHEARTIPHVEARSENIRVYHYPVRSYQQFERKVIHGHRATVRAAEHQNVAWHWREYYQAWQEGRLPEMYASLAANNRVAEDSTMAELFGKLKPGGHPKA; from the coding sequence ATGAATCTGTCTGGCCTCAAATCTGTCTTCCTCAGAAGCTCGCCGCTCACCCGTGCGGCCGTGCGCCTCATGGCTGGCCCCGGCCCCATCACCATGCTGCTTCTGGTGCGTGATGAATCCGACATCATCGCCGAGAACATCCAGTTTCACCTGGGCCGCGGCATCCAGACGTTCGTGGTCACCGACAACGGGTCCACCGACGGAACGCGCGACATCCTCCGCGATTTTGAACAGAGTCTCGGCAGTTCCTTTCTCGTCCTCGACGATCCGGAACTCGCGCATCTGCAGGCGCAGCGCGTCAACCGCATGATCGGCCTTGCCCGCGAACGCTTTCATCCCCGCTGGATTCTTTCGGCGGATGCGGACGAATTCTGGTTTCCTGCCAGCGGCAGTTATGCCTCCGAGTTCGACGGCCGGGCAAACATCCTCGACTGCTACTGGCACAACTTCCTGCCGCGGCCAAACACCGCATGGCAGGACTTCTCCGACATCGGGGAGATGCCCGGCTATCATGGCCGCATGAAGAAGACGCTCTGCCTGGCTCGTGGCCTGCTCGGCATGTACGCCGGCAATCATGAGGCACGCACCATTCCGCACGTCGAGGCGCGATCGGAAAACATTCGCGTCTACCACTATCCCGTCCGCAGCTACCAGCAGTTCGAACGCAAGGTCATCCATGGACATCGCGCCACCGTGAGAGCCGCCGAGCATCAGAACGTCGCGTGGCATTGGCGCGAGTACTACCAGGCCTGGCAGGAGGGCCGGCTCCCCGAGATGTACGCGAGCCTCGCCGCGAACAACCGTGTAGCGGAAGACAGCACGATGGCTGAGCTCTTCGGCAAACTCAAGCCAGGCGGACACCCAAAGGCCTAA
- a CDS encoding TolC family protein, translating to MSRFRSLSRLALAAVLIATAPLACAPAWAQAGGAGGAGGGAGSGGGAGSGGASGAGSGAGAGGSATTGTTGAATAGGNATGQGASAAGSRGTGASNTQSNAAQSPQSYAASAAPGADPRKTPPAKPGALTLQQVLESARLHNPTLAAAEQNLRAVRAQEIQAGVRANPYIGISANNVSNGASSNNPYFYAAQVSRLFERGNKREYRLDAARSTTAQTAAQLADSIRQTELSVRQAFTTMLIAKAAADLSRAQLADFRHEVELSFDRYQAGDLGKLDYERLDLQLGSFESDEQNAEIALGQASDRLQTLMGRASASPDFDITGPIVPIAITQTREALTALALQQRPDVRAADEGVRAAEANARLAIANGTADPTLEAEYDRAGTENSVGFNVNLPIRIFDRNQGNKETARYQAQSARLSAIAARNQVTSDVNQAWIGYEHAFAISDRFTQHYLDESADVLSIARFAFEHGGLALIDYLDALRDARSATSDALNAYSQSWMALHALSAAAGTDLTP from the coding sequence ATGAGTCGTTTCCGCTCACTCTCCCGCCTCGCCCTCGCTGCCGTCCTCATCGCGACGGCTCCTCTAGCCTGCGCGCCCGCATGGGCCCAGGCAGGGGGTGCCGGCGGAGCGGGTGGTGGCGCAGGGTCAGGTGGTGGTGCAGGCTCTGGCGGCGCTAGCGGCGCAGGCAGCGGTGCCGGAGCGGGTGGTTCCGCCACCACCGGAACCACAGGCGCAGCCACCGCGGGCGGCAACGCAACAGGACAGGGTGCCAGCGCCGCTGGCAGCCGCGGCACGGGCGCCAGCAACACACAATCCAACGCCGCCCAGTCCCCGCAAAGCTACGCAGCCTCCGCCGCTCCCGGTGCCGATCCACGCAAGACGCCGCCCGCCAAACCGGGCGCGCTCACCCTGCAACAGGTGCTGGAATCCGCACGCCTTCACAATCCCACTCTCGCTGCGGCCGAGCAGAACCTCCGCGCTGTTCGCGCCCAAGAGATCCAGGCCGGCGTTCGCGCCAACCCCTACATCGGCATCTCGGCCAACAACGTTTCCAACGGCGCCAGTTCCAACAACCCCTACTTCTACGCCGCGCAGGTATCGCGCCTTTTTGAGCGCGGCAACAAGCGCGAGTACCGCCTGGACGCCGCCCGCTCCACCACGGCTCAAACCGCGGCACAACTCGCCGACAGCATCCGCCAGACTGAGCTCAGCGTCCGTCAGGCCTTCACCACCATGCTGATCGCCAAGGCCGCCGCGGATCTTTCGCGCGCGCAGCTCGCCGACTTCCGTCATGAGGTCGAGCTCAGCTTCGACCGGTACCAGGCCGGCGACCTTGGCAAGCTGGATTACGAGCGGCTCGATCTGCAGCTCGGCTCCTTCGAGTCCGACGAACAGAACGCAGAGATCGCCTTGGGCCAGGCTTCCGATCGGCTCCAGACCCTCATGGGTCGGGCGTCCGCCTCCCCAGACTTCGACATCACCGGTCCTATCGTTCCGATAGCTATCACGCAAACCCGTGAAGCCCTGACCGCTCTCGCGCTGCAGCAGCGGCCGGACGTACGCGCCGCAGATGAGGGCGTCCGCGCGGCCGAAGCCAACGCCCGCCTCGCCATTGCGAACGGCACCGCCGACCCGACCCTGGAAGCCGAGTATGACCGCGCCGGCACGGAAAACTCAGTCGGCTTCAACGTCAACCTGCCGATCCGCATCTTCGACCGCAACCAGGGCAACAAGGAGACTGCACGGTACCAGGCGCAGTCTGCGCGCCTGTCTGCCATTGCCGCGCGCAACCAGGTCACATCCGATGTGAACCAGGCCTGGATCGGGTATGAGCATGCGTTCGCCATCTCCGACCGGTTCACGCAGCACTACCTGGATGAATCGGCAGACGTGCTTTCCATCGCGCGCTTCGCCTTTGAACACGGCGGCCTGGCCCTCATCGACTATCTCGACGCTCTGCGCGATGCACGCTCCGCCACCAGTGACGCGTTGAACGCCTACTCGCAAAGCTGGATGGCGCTGCACGCCCTCAGCGCCGCGGCCGGTACAGACCTCACTCCATAG
- a CDS encoding glycosyltransferase, producing MKPPIGFVLVTHTAPAQAIRLCHRLNHMFGDPPIAIHHDFGKAALNRADFPANVRFVDQWVNSGWGTIGVVDSLMAALRLLYTDRNDGWGDPDWFVSLSAADYPIQTAEHILHQLQNSSVDGYLDNREITYASSAYSSERPGGAFPFAQPRYQQLAFRRYVAIPYLPYTIARRFDVPAERYCFTAPWLIRRFTPFHDGLRCFAGDAWMTMRRKVAHLLLANDPTWQRLHRHFASRPSPEEAIYHTFLLNRADVRLDAKNLRYTDWRGQHAHPRTLGEHDVPLLLRSADHFARKFPDDAALLQRLDQQVEQHSTSRAYGMHPSVSVIIPSYNCARYLPRAIESALAQTYTDLEVIVVDDGSTDNTAEVIQPYLDRIRYIRQANKGLPGARNTGIRASQSEFVALLDADDAWLPDKLERQMPRFQDPAVTIVFTDLSVEYADGSTKPSFLAERPLTCEGDVTDAYIQSRFLFPSAMVFRRDAMEACRLFDETMLACEDVELFTKMTLRGKVAWVNEPLMIRTEGTGQNITGNGEKLQNYLIRAFHSLLGNEPMPQSTRRIMHREIGLNYFYRGYTRWKQGKPGARHDLLQAIRFGPQVRLKALRTLLATYLTRSGRAA from the coding sequence ATGAAGCCGCCCATCGGTTTCGTACTCGTCACGCATACGGCTCCCGCTCAGGCGATTCGACTGTGTCACCGGTTGAATCACATGTTCGGCGATCCGCCGATCGCTATCCATCATGACTTCGGCAAAGCCGCACTCAATCGGGCAGACTTTCCTGCTAACGTTCGCTTCGTTGACCAGTGGGTCAACAGCGGCTGGGGCACCATCGGCGTCGTCGATTCGCTCATGGCCGCCCTCCGTCTGCTGTACACAGATCGCAACGACGGCTGGGGCGACCCCGACTGGTTCGTCTCACTCAGCGCCGCCGATTACCCGATCCAAACCGCGGAGCACATCCTCCACCAGCTTCAGAACAGCAGCGTCGACGGCTACCTCGACAATCGCGAAATCACCTATGCCTCGTCTGCATACTCGTCGGAGCGGCCAGGCGGAGCCTTCCCCTTCGCGCAGCCACGCTACCAGCAGCTTGCGTTTCGCCGCTACGTGGCCATCCCGTACCTGCCGTATACCATCGCCCGCCGCTTCGACGTGCCTGCGGAACGGTACTGCTTCACGGCGCCCTGGCTGATCCGGCGGTTCACACCCTTCCACGATGGCCTGCGTTGCTTCGCCGGCGATGCCTGGATGACCATGCGTCGCAAGGTCGCCCACCTTCTGCTGGCGAACGATCCGACGTGGCAGCGATTGCATCGCCATTTCGCATCGCGCCCCTCCCCAGAGGAGGCGATCTATCACACTTTCCTGCTCAATCGAGCAGACGTGCGCCTCGATGCAAAGAACCTGCGCTACACCGATTGGCGCGGCCAGCACGCACATCCGCGCACCTTGGGCGAACACGACGTCCCTCTTCTGCTGCGCTCAGCCGATCACTTTGCCCGCAAATTTCCCGATGACGCGGCGCTACTGCAACGGCTCGATCAGCAGGTCGAGCAACACTCCACCTCCAGGGCCTACGGCATGCACCCCAGCGTCTCCGTCATCATTCCCAGCTACAACTGCGCTCGCTACCTTCCGCGCGCCATCGAAAGTGCTCTCGCGCAAACCTATACCGATCTCGAAGTCATCGTGGTTGACGATGGCTCCACCGACAACACCGCCGAGGTAATACAGCCCTACCTCGACCGCATTCGCTACATCCGCCAGGCGAACAAGGGCCTGCCCGGCGCTCGCAACACCGGCATCCGCGCGTCGCAGTCGGAGTTCGTCGCTCTACTGGATGCCGATGACGCCTGGCTTCCGGACAAGCTGGAACGCCAGATGCCGCGTTTTCAGGATCCGGCCGTGACCATCGTCTTCACGGACCTGAGCGTGGAGTACGCCGATGGCAGCACAAAGCCTTCCTTCCTCGCCGAGCGCCCCCTAACCTGCGAAGGCGACGTCACCGACGCCTACATCCAATCCCGCTTCCTGTTTCCATCCGCGATGGTGTTTCGCCGCGACGCCATGGAAGCCTGCCGCCTGTTCGACGAGACCATGCTCGCCTGCGAAGACGTGGAGCTGTTCACCAAGATGACTTTGCGCGGCAAAGTGGCCTGGGTCAACGAACCGCTCATGATCCGCACCGAAGGCACCGGCCAGAACATCACCGGCAACGGTGAAAAACTGCAGAACTACCTGATCCGCGCGTTTCACTCCTTGCTCGGCAACGAGCCCATGCCGCAGAGCACACGTCGCATCATGCACCGCGAAATCGGGCTCAACTACTTCTACCGCGGCTACACCCGCTGGAAACAGGGCAAGCCCGGCGCTCGCCACGATCTTCTGCAAGCCATTCGCTTCGGCCCGCAAGTCCGGCTCAAGGCCTTGCGCACCCTGCTCGCCACGTATCTAACACGCTCGGGGCGGGCTGCCTGA